A stretch of DNA from Bactrocera neohumeralis isolate Rockhampton chromosome 6, APGP_CSIRO_Bneo_wtdbg2-racon-allhic-juicebox.fasta_v2, whole genome shotgun sequence:
GCCCCAAACCCGagcgcgaaactttaaacgcgaatatctcgaaatggtgttttttgaaaaatgacttTGCGGTGACATGGATTGGCGgaaaactactgaaccgattttcttcaatttttttttaaatgttcgtaaTGAAATTTTTCTGTGTTTGAACGATCGACTTTTTacgcacaaatttttttttcgccgaaatgaactttttagtgaaatttccAGTGaccaaaaagttaattttttgcataaaacgtTCCCGTGTGCATAAAAAAAGGCTCTGCCAAAAAAAGGCTTCTAAGGGAAACAGCCACcccttaaaaactatttgatatttttccacgaaatttcgcacaaacattgttaataaaatgtactatcaaaaaataaaaacattcgtgtaatgaaataattgctacatacctaaaaaaaaatcaaaactttcctttttttcttcgacaaagagggtatataaccccttaaagaaTTAGTACACTGaattagaattttttcaatCGTCTTTGTCCTCGTCAACATAAATGCAAATTATAtagaattaattattttgcttgATGCACAAAGTACTGATCTTAATAATTCTGTTTTAAAATCTCGTAGGAATAAGTGTAATTTCTTTATGTTGTTAAATCAAACTCTTTTTTAAAGCCTTTGGAATAACCCAAAACTAATGTTAGCGCAATCCATTTCGGTTACCGTTGCGAAtcctaataaaaaacaaactttacctaaaaatatatgcctacattttaataataatgaaatatttgtaatatttttctaagtaaTCTCGCTTGATCTTCTTTTAGCTGAAGCTTATTATATACTTAGACCTGCCATTGTTTCTGTTACAAGTTTAAGCCGTTGTAAAAATGAaactataatacatataaaattacttttatctagtaatgcatatactatatagtattaAACGAGcgattaacaaaattttattctcaaacGTTTCGCCGATAATCAAAGCAGTACGCACGGACGTGGAATCATCTGCAGCTAGTATGACACCAGAAACCTTAAGCCACTTCTAGAAAGTTATTGCTTTGTGTCCTGGGGCAAAAACTTTTGCTCGCCTTATTAAAAACTTGACAAAACAGTGACAATTTTTCATCTGTAAAAAGGATACTTTGATGACCGTTTACAGCGTATCActaaagataaatataaatataccaaacgatttgtaaaagtttgcgacatgttgctacagagtataatgaTTTTGTTCACCTATCGGTTgaatgtatcacctaaaacgaATCGAGgtagatatatataaatgatcatgttagtcagttcttcgccaccgtattTAAATAGCTCTGTCGGTAATCCATCAGCCCCTGCccctttgttgttcttcaaataggtaattgctattcgaacctctTTATCATCGGGCAATATAACACATATTCCATataatcgggttcgccatctctagatgttacactttcactgccgttcagcggcctggagaagtgttccctccataacttcagCGCGCTCTGAACATCAACCACTAGATCATCACTTTGGCACCTACAAGAGTAGGTCGGTCAGCTTCTCAAGCTcctcatactcacgcatttcggcctctttcttttacTCCGCTCCTGTTTTGGTCGATCGCAACATTGAGAGATAGGCTGTCCGCTATATCTAACTGACACAATAGTCCTCATTGTACCAGCTGTTCGTTTGCAGCTGTTGCTGAGAgccctcagagagcaggagtacaAGTCGAGCAGAAAACCATTTCACTGTCGGTTGTGGTAGTATCTTCTCGACGTCGTACCTGCCGTGTATCTGTTGACGGGCATGCTTTGCTGTACAAAGGCGCTTCAACAAGAGTGATGTTAGACCCTTCGAGCACGTCAAggagacagccaagtagcttgataaattttcttgtgctggaatctggtACTAAATACAGCCATATTTCGGGTTCTtgcgaagtcgatcagtctcAACTCTTTTGGGAAGGTTTCGCCATGTAGGCTGAaaaaagataccttctttgcccaccctgacgttaaaatcgccaagcacaatttttacATCATGGCAGGAGTAGTCGTCATAAGCGCGTTCCAGCCGCTCATAAAAGGCATatttggtcatatcgtccttctctCTGTAGTAAATGTCTCAAGGACCTACTTGTCTCGGTCCTtctcccgtccatcgcatttcttagacgacggtaatgtcagcctttacttttacgaaaacatcaaccagctgggcattggcaccttcccaatttagGGGCCGGactttccaggtgcatgcccttaaatcatagtCGTTTCTTGGGGTCGTTATCAAAGGTGGGATCTTTCATCGAAGGCCGTCCGAATATGACAGAGTGGCTGCTCCACTGAAGCTTCCTCTCTTTAAGCTGTGACGCTAGGCTCCACACTGGTTAGCTATCGCATCTTAAACACGGATTACTCACGTTTCCAGGGTGCGCGATGAGGACGCAAGAGTAGGATTAGTATATCAGGATAAAACTTTGAacgaatagtgcctttgagATGTCctaccttatgactaaaaattgcccaaattggtcaatgtgtaagatatacaattgaaatttggaAAGGATCCTTTTCAGTATGTCTGTTAAAAATTGGTGGAATTGGGTCAATTctttccttagcccccatatatctattataaagttttttttaatttccgggagactttataccgcatatttcggccaatatgtgagatagcttaataaaattgagagagcgtgtttttctaataacagtgCATCTTCGTGCTGAGAatgataaaatcgggtgaaaattTGCTCTAGACCTTATATAACTAACAGGCAAGAGTATCAAATGTTTGGTTATACCGGAACTTTGCTCTTCCTTAAAGTTTTGCAACACCCGAAAATACATACCTGCCTTTTACCTTTCCAagttgtgagagtataaaatgcgaAGCAGCCAATGTCGCTATAACGCATATTTAGTTATGGTCCGCTTCGACCGTTTGCTTCGATTTGATCGAGGAGCTTCATGCAAAGGCGCCTACtatcccaaaaaatttaaactatacATAAATGCGCTGCTTATTTTAATATCTGTACCAAAGTTAAATGTGTGtaccgatttcaacaaaattttattcaagttCTCGTTTGCATCTGACTGACAACTAAGGTCTATTTATTCAGCTACAGTGTTCTCTTTTCCGAATTCTTCACGCAAAAGTTAATTGTTAATTAAaccactttttgaaatttcatatttataaaaaatatatacatatgtatgtgtttgtatatagtggataatatttatgtatttcaacAAGTCTATAAATCATATATACTTTACATGGCTGATTTTGACACATCACAAAATGTTAGCTGGAATatcaaatagaaaatatttagtagtcaatgtttttgctgtttttgctatttgtctcattttcaatattatcaaaattaaGAAGAGACTTAGGGCTGGAATTTTCAAAGTTATGTTGCTTTATCAAACTGCGCACCGATACTTTTGCGAGTTGTGCACATAGTTCTTCTATGCGCTCCGCtttaagttttaatatattttctaggTGAGCAATTTTTTGGTTAGCAGCATTCAAATAAGAGTCTTTTGCCTGAGATTCACGAATAGCGTTCTCGTAGATCgaatataaaatcattttttgtggCACTTGAACGATCGCATCAccaatttttttactaacaTTGACGGCCATGATATCATCGTTTTCCGACCAAGCTTGCTCTTGATCGTCAATTCTATCAGATTGTTTAGCTttgctttgcatttttatatCATAAAGCAGCGATTCTATTGCTCCAGGCGTTCCTGTAGCTAATTTTTGTAACATGGATTTTGTTTGTTGTAGACCAATTTTTCCGAGAGCTTTGAAATTGAGAGTTTCCCAATTGTTTAACTTTAGTTGAGTGTTGTTTCGTGGAGGATAGTTATGCAAATCAATTAACTTGGGATacaactttttcaataaattggcAACTGGAACTGCATCCGAAAACTCCCGGTGCATTTTATTTGGATTAATTTGTTGATCAGTAAGCCATACTTTAAGTTCAGAAAGTTCTTCATCAGTTAATCTCTTTGGCATATTGAGTTTCGgataaataatgaatttatttttagaatttaatttattagatatagtattgctttttgatttttatatttttttgaatatgttaTAAATGTCTccttttccaaataaatttaatagaaaaaaagtgtgtttaaaatattttgaacatcAAGAAGAATAATATTTAACCCTTTCACCTCGAGAttgtgatgtatgtatgtacacacatatgtatattatatagtatatgttaatttttatgttcttgcagcatgttgctacagagttttGTTCACCCAACGGTTTTGTTTTCTATGTCTCAGTACGAAAGTAACTTTTA
This window harbors:
- the LOC126761056 gene encoding sperm flagellar protein 1, which encodes MPKRLTDEELSELKVWLTDQQINPNKMHREFSDAVPVANLLKKLYPKLIDLHNYPPRNNTQLKLNNWETLNFKALGKIGLQQTKSMLQKLATGTPGAIESLLYDIKMQSKAKQSDRIDDQEQAWSENDDIMAVNVSKKIGDAIVQVPQKMILYSIYENAIRESQAKDSYLNAANQKIAHLENILKLKAERIEELCAQLAKVSVRSLIKQHNFENSSPKSLLNFDNIENETNSKNSKNIDY